One region of Grus americana isolate bGruAme1 chromosome 20, bGruAme1.mat, whole genome shotgun sequence genomic DNA includes:
- the LOC129215348 gene encoding extracellular fatty acid-binding protein-like yields MTPVVLSLGLALLCLLRAEAEDLGAAGLDKSKIAGKWHIIALASNSESYLRKQDQLKMAMATIAVLGDGDLKVSFAILTPKGCKKLESIYKPSGVPGEYYSSDRGNKTAQVVDTDGRTYAVIFASRVKDGKTFHMLKLYSRTREASPQITALFKKLAREKSFTDKMIKMLPSQEECSLDEA; encoded by the exons ATGACACCCGTGGTGCTGAGcctggggctggccctgctctgcctgctgcgtGCGGAGGCTGAGGACCtcggggctgcagggctggacaAGAGCAAG ATTGCAGGGAAATGGCACATCATTGCTCTTGCCTCCAACTCCGAGAGCTACCTCCGAAAGCAGGATCAGCTGAAGATGGCAATGGCCACCATCGCGGTCCTGGGGGACGGCGATCTGAAGGTCTCTTTTGCCATTCTCAC CCCGAAGGGATGCAAGAAATTGGAGTCAATCTACAAGCCATCAGGTGTCCCGGGTGAATACTACAGCTCTG ACAGAGGCAATAAAACGGCGCAGGTGGTGGATACCGATGGCAGGACGTACGCAGTTATCTTTGCCTCCAGAGTGAAGGATGGGAAGACCTTCCACATGCTGAAGCTCTACA GCAGAACCCGGGAGGCGAGCCCCCAAATCACTGCGCTGTTCAAGAAGCTTGCAAGGGAGAAGAGCTTCACCGACAAGATGATCAAGATGCTGCCCAGCCAGG aGGAATGCAGCCTCGATGAAGCGTAG
- the LOC129215347 gene encoding lipocalin-15-like, giving the protein MTVVLPCLVLALLCLLRAGAEVPVQPDFTAEKFAGMWHVAAAASNCSVFLKMKDGMKSSIATISFTPAGELSMKLVWPLVDGCQKFELLFQQSGQSGHYVAAQERKDLRVMETDYSHYAIVHELQQKGQETNTGLQLLMREQDASPQLLQKFKELIPTVGLTKDMLVILPKSDQCTEAIS; this is encoded by the exons ATGACAGtggtgctgccctgcctggtgctggccctgctctgcctgctgcgggcaggggccgAGGTCCCCGTGCAGCCAGATTTCACCGCCGAGAAG TTTGCAGGGATGTGGCATGTTGCAGCCGCAGCTTCCAACTGCTCCGTGTTTCTGAAGATGAAGGATGGGATGAAGTCGTCCATCGCCACCATCAGCTTCACACCAGCAGGGGAGCTGTCTATGAAGCTTGTCTGGCCGCT GGTGGACGGATGCCAAAAGTTTGAGCTGCTCTTCCAGCAAAGTGGGCAGTCAGGGCACTACGTGG CAGCACAAGAGAGGAAGGACCTGCGTGTGATGGAGACGGACTACAGCCACTATGCCATTGTGCATGAGCTCCAGCAGAAGGGGCAGGAGACCAACACcgggctgcagctcctca TGAGGGAGCAGGACGCGagcccccagctcctgcagaagtTCAAAGAGCTCATCCCCACTGTGGGCCTGACCAAGGACATGCTGGTCATCCTGCCCAAGTCAG ATCAGTGCACCGAGGCCATCAG ctgA